Proteins encoded within one genomic window of Brienomyrus brachyistius isolate T26 chromosome 22, BBRACH_0.4, whole genome shotgun sequence:
- the cog1 gene encoding LOW QUALITY PROTEIN: conserved oligomeric Golgi complex subunit 1 (The sequence of the model RefSeq protein was modified relative to this genomic sequence to represent the inferred CDS: deleted 1 base in 1 codon) translates to MAMVPAAQSLRVSEIRDPAALFERYNTEEIRAIERKVRGEIEQKKEELRQMVGERYRDLIDAADTIGEMRQCSESVVLSIQDMYRYCSKLKQGKGHAPAGSKTEVAQRQSQEKFFCMAAQIKLLLEIPEHIWSSMEASQYLRATQLYLLCCHLHGHLHLEAGGPHYSPVLARFPILVRQVAAAGHFRSTILLESKSLLRGRAVSDQAIADALASTMLLEGSSPRQALADFLLARKASIQQLLNQPQHGAGIKTQVCSLVELLVTTLYQAYAVFYLPPEGTPQDPCLSCGLLFSTLEGATSSKPAGGRNRVLQEDMAPGGWFRYLPPSVTEFQPALRSLAQPIQREQLRDSLQQWIDTCKEDIRQAVGSLLVYVKSLKALASIRDAVWDLLASDSVSQNWAAVCQRLLGRPLAFWEDFLQRLFLQRLQALAQEAMDGISAGCRQLLSTSLQELEMREGPGDSSRLVPFEGDVASFLWSESPGDLPTDAAWVSAALRGAPVSGHPSGLAMKARAVTPRVQAFCASLDARLRLQLDDLQHYLPLESEGAPPPSAGLGRFADAGVVEETLRLRCLQCIREILALVGSELDGTRERGGVAAAPPVLFMARLCQSVAELCPNLQRCILGNEDTTGGGGRLVARPPPRQGKKLGKAADVSPAQTAWAGLKEELLSCSMEAYRVWSSALCQVLVERFASQLHADSPGSILESTTTWEELEIQEEAESGSSVTSKIRLPVQPSWHVQSLLFHLCLEVNRVGGHALPPVTLQELLRGCLGQVLGEYEKLVKEAQNKDSASTVTQNRALQLLFDLRHLSATLGTRPDDGKVARPVQDPRVQDVCDSLESFIDPFDLDVFTVPLNSNLIRLAQRTSVLLGLLSGPERPFTPRTGSSGAQDPSNILPLASSQFRFGLLPLSMTTSRKAKSITRGADVTRPLATPTTAPSAEESFRPGSLFRQLANQEEESATPSLFKLSWLSGMAK, encoded by the exons ATGGCGATGGTACCAGCAGCGCAGTCCCTCCGGGTGTCTGAAATCCGGGACCCGGCCGCCTTGTTCGAGCGCTACAACACGGAAGAGATCCGAGCCATAGAGCGCAAAGTCCGGGGGGAGATCGAGCAGAAGAAAGAAGAGCTGCGGCAGATGGTGGGTGAGCGGTACCGGGACCTGATCGACGCCGCGGACACCATCGGCGAAATGCGCCAGTGCTCGGAGAGCGTGGTCTTGTCCATCCAGGACATGTACCGGTACTGCAGCAAGCTCAAGCAGGGGAAGGGCCACGCTCCGGCCGGCAGCAAGACGGAG GTGGCCCAGCGACAGTCGCAGGAGAAGTTCTTCTGCATGGCGGCgcagatcaagctgctgctggAAATCCCGGAGCACATCTGGAGCTCCATGGAGGCGTCGCAGTACCTGCGGGCCACGCAGCTCTACCtgctctgctgccacctgcacGGGCATCTCCACCTGGAGGCCGGAGGGCCACATTACAGTCCTGTGCTCGCCCGCTTCCCCATCCTCGTGCGGCAGGTCGCCGCTGCCGGCCACTTCAG GTCCACCATCTTGCTGGAGAGTAAATCCCTGTTGCGTGGCCGGGCTGTATCTGACCAGGCGATCGCGGACGCGCTGGCGTCCACCATGCTGCTGGAGGGCAGCTCGCCCCGGCAGGCACTGGCTGATTTCCTCCTGGCCAGGAAGGCCTCCATACAGCAGCTTCTGAACCAGCCACAGCACG GGGCAGGCATTAAGACCCAGGTGTGCTCTCTGGTGGAGCTCCTGGTCACCACGCTGTACCAGGCATacgccgtcttctacctgccccCCGAGGGGACGCCGCAGGATCCCTGTCTGAGCTGCGGCCTGCTGTTTTCCACCCTAGAGGGCGCCACCTCCTCCAAGCCGGCAG GTGGTAGGAACAGGGTACTGCAGGAGGACATGGCCCCGGGGGGTTGGTTCCGGTACCTTCCGCCCTCTGTTACGGAGTTCCAGCCTGCCCTGCGCTCACTGGCCCAACCGATCCAAAGGGAACAGCTCCGCGATTCGCTCCAGCAGTGGATCGACAC GTGTAAGGAGGACATCCGCCAGGCCGTCGGCAGCCTGCTGGTCTACGTGAAGAGCCTGAAGGCGCTGGCGTCCATCCGCGACGCCGTCTGGGACCTGCTGGCCAGCGACTCCGTCAGCCAGAACTGGGCCGCCGTCTGTCAGAGGCTGCTGGGGCGCCCCCTAGCGTTCTGGGAGGACTTCCTGCAGCGGCTCTTCCTTCAGAGACTCCAG GCTCTCGCACAGGAGGCCATGGATGGGATCTCTGCCGGCTGCAGGCAGCTCCTGTCTACGTCACTGCAGGAGCTGGAGATGCGTGAAGGTCCTGGAGATTCCAGCAGGTTGGTGCCGTTCGAGGGCGATGTCGCCTCCTTCCTGTGGTCAGAGTCTCCGGGCGACCTGCCGACCGACGCAGCGTGGGTCAGCGCCGCCCTGCGGGGGGCGCCGGTCTCAGGCCACCCCAGCGGACTGGCCATGAAGGCCCGCGCCGTGACGCCCCGCGTTCAGGCCTTCTGTGCCAGCCTGGATGCCCGCCTGCGTCTCCAGCTGGACGACCTGCAGCACTACCTCCCCTTGGAGTCCGAGggggccccgcccccctccgcTGGGCTGGGGCGCTTTGCTGACGCTGGGGTGGTGGAGGAGACCCTGAGACTTCGCTGCCTGCAATGCATACGTGAGATTCTGGCGCTGGTGGGCTCCGAGTTGGACGGCACGCGGGAGCGCGGTGGGGTGGCGGCTGCCCCACCCGTCCTCTTCATGGCCAGGTTATGCCAGTCCGTGGCCGAACTCTGCCCTAATCTGCAGAGGTGCATCCTGGGAAATGAGGACACCACAGGCGGCGGGGGGCGGCTC GTAGccaggccccccccccggcagggcAAGAAGCTGGGCAAGGCGGCAGACGTGAGTCCTGCCCAGACGGCGTGGGCCGGCCTGAAGGAGGAgctcttgtcctgtagtatggAGGCCTATCGCGTCTGGAGCTCCGCCCTCTGCCAG GTGCTGGTGGAGCGATTTGCCTCCCAGCTGCACGCTGACTCTCCGGGCTCCATCCTGGAGAGCACCACGACCTGGGAGGAGCTGGAGATCCAGGAGGAGGCCGAGTCCGGGAGCAGCGTCACCTCCAAGATCCGCCTGCCTGTCCAG CCCTCCTGGCACGTCCAGTCCCTGCTCTTCCACCTGTGCCTGGAGGTAAACCGGGTCGGAGGTCACGCTCTGCCGCCGGTCACCTTGCAGGAGTTGCTGCGCGGCTGCTTGGGTCAGGTGCTCGGCGAGTATGAGAAACTCGTCAAGGAGGCCCAGAacaag GACTCGGCCTCCACCGTGACACAGAACCGGGCCCTGCAGCTGCTCTTCGACCTGCGGCACCTCAGCGCCACCCTCGGCACCCGCCCGGACGACGGCAAGGTAGCCCGTCCGGTGCAGGACCCCAG GGTCCAGGATGTGTGTGACTCCCTGGAGAGCTTCATCGACCCCTTTGACCTCGACGTGTTCACGGTGCCCCTGAACAGCAACCTGATCCGGTTAGCTCAGAGGACCTCG GTCCTGCTGGGCTTGCTTTCTGGACCAGAGCGACCATTCACCCCCCGGACCGGGAGCAGCGGTGCCCAGGATCCGTCCAACATCCTGCCCTTAGCGAGCAGCCAGTTTCG GTTTGGTCTGCTGCCTCTGAGTATGACGACATCCCGAAAAGCCAAGTCCATCACCCGGGGAGCAGATGTCACCCGGCCCCTG GCCACGCCCACCACTGCCCCATCTGCAGAGGAAAGCTTCCGACCCGGAAGCCTCTTCAGACAGCTGGCCAATCAGGAAGAGGAGTCTGCCACGCCCTCCCTCTTCAAACTCAGCTGGCTCTCTGGCATGGCCAAGTGA